A stretch of Aphelocoma coerulescens isolate FSJ_1873_10779 chromosome 1A, UR_Acoe_1.0, whole genome shotgun sequence DNA encodes these proteins:
- the GPR85 gene encoding probable G-protein coupled receptor 85, with amino-acid sequence MANYSHAADNILQNLSPLTAFLKLTSLGFIIGVSVVGNLLISILLVKDKTLHRAPYYFLLDLCCSDILRSAICFPFVFTSVKNGSTWTYGTLTCKVIAFLGVLSCFHTAFMLFCISVTRYLAIAHHRFYTKRLTFWTCLAVICMVWTLSVAMAFPPVLDVGTYSFIREEDQCTFQHRSFRANDSLGFMLLLALILLATQLVYLKLIFFVHDRRKMKPVQFVAAVSQNWTFHGPGASGQAAANWLAGFGRGPTPPTLLGIRQNANTTGRRRLLVLDEFKMEKRISRMFYIMTFLFLTLWGPYLVACYWRVFARGPVVPGGFLTAAVWMSFAQAGINPFVCIFSNRELRRCFSTTLLYCRKSRLPREPYCVI; translated from the coding sequence CTGGGTTTCATAATAGGAGTCAGTGTGGTGGGTAACCTTCTGATCTCCATTTTGCTAGTCAAAGATAAGACCTTGCATAGAGCTCCTTACTACTTCCTGTTGGATCTTTGCTGCTCAGATATCCTCAGATCTGCAATTTGTTTCCCATTTGTTTTCACCTCAGTAAAAAATGGCTCTACTTGGACGTATGGGACTCTTACTTGCAAAGTGAttgcctttttgggggttttgtcttGCTTTCACACCGCTTTCATGTTATTCTGCATAAGCGTCACAAGATACTTAGCTATTGCCCACCACCGTTTTTATACGAAAAGACTGACCTTCTGGACTTGTTTGGCTGTTATCTGTATGGTGTGGACTCTCTCTGTAGCCATGGCTTTCCCCCCAGTTTTAGATGTGGGCACCTACTCATTCATTAGGGAGGAAGACCAATGCACTTTCCAGCATCGTTCCTTCAGGGCTAATGATTCCTTGGGATTTATGCTTCTTCTTGCCCTTATCCTCCTAGCCACACAGCTTGTCTACCTCAAGCTGATATTTTTTGTTCACGATCGCAGGAAAATGAAGCCAGTCCAGTTTGTTGCAGCAGTGAGCCAGAACTGGACTTTTCATGGTCCTGGAGCAAGTGGTCAAGCAGCTGCTAATTGGCTGGCTGGATTCGGAAGGGGTCCCACACCTCCAACCTTGTTGGGAATCAGGCAAAACGCGAACACCACAGGCAGGAGGAGGCTACTGGTTTTAGATGAATTCAAAATGGAGAAGAGAATCAGCAGAATGTTCTACATCATGACATTCCTCTTTCTGACCTTGTGGGGTCCCTATTTGGTAGCCTGTTACTGGAGAGTTTTTGCAAGAGGGCCTGTAGTACCTGGGGGATTTCTAACGGCCGCTGTCTGGATGAGTTTTGCCCAAGCTGGAATCAATCCTTTTGTCTGCATTTTCTCCAACAGGGAGCTGAGGCGCTGTTTCAGCACAACCCTTCTTTACTGCAGAAAATCCAGGTTACCAAGGGAACCTTACTGTGTTATATGA